The Chroicocephalus ridibundus chromosome 2, bChrRid1.1, whole genome shotgun sequence genome includes a region encoding these proteins:
- the LOC134512309 gene encoding alanine aminotransferase 1-like encodes MAAQGPGAPWVPRRVPGVPADCSSDDAHAVGRGPLPVLRQVAAACVCPQLLGDPALPEVARRRARRVLGEMDAGNIGGYNHEHRGLGVPARVARFLQRRDAGVPCHPRNVVLCSGTSSILPFVLSLLVDAGSAVATGVLVPVPGPPLLGGATGLAGAVAVPYLLDEERGWAVDGRAVREALRRARDTCHPKVLCVVNPGDPTGHVLSRQNMEDVVRLAAEENLLLLADEVQQERAFLPGRPFLSFKRVLWEMGAPLSSAVQLVSFYSLSKSVAGESGFRAGFLELVNVEEGVTLPFQLAQSIPRPCVLGRILLDVLMDPPDEGDPIQQALEEHRQRLLRDLAHNARLVQEVLGRAPGIRCRPVQGGARAFPRIQLPPRAQRQARALGLEPDVFFCQKLREATGITVAPGSQFGQPEGTHHIVLSLLPPAAMLEQILLALTRFHAAFLRQFS; translated from the exons ATGGCGGCGCAGGGGCCGGGGGCCCCGTGGGTGCCAAGGCGGGTGCCCGGCGTCCCCGCCGACTGCAGCAGCGACGACGCTCACGCCGTGGGCCGGGGCCCGTTGCCCGTCTTGCGCCAG GTGGCGGCCGCCTGCGTTTGCCCCCAGCTGCTGGGCGACCCCGCGCTGCCCGAGGTTGCCCGGCGGCGGGCGCGACGCGTCCTGGGGGAGATGGACGCCGGCAACATCG ggggCTACAACCACGAGCAccgggggctgggggtccccgccAGGGTGGCCCGTTTCCTTCAGCGCCGCGACGCCGGCGTCCCCTGTCACCCCCGCAACGTCGTCCTCTGCAGCGgcacctccagcatcctcccG TTCGTGCTGTCGCTGCTGGTGGACGCGGGGTCGGCGGTGGCCACGGGggtgctggtgccggtgccgggccccccgctcctcGGGGGGGccacggggctggcgggggccgtGGCCGTGCCGTACCTGCTGGatgaggagcggggctgggccgTGGACGGCCGGGCGGTGCGGGAGGCGCTGCGGCGGGCGCGGGACACCTGCCACCCCAAGGTGCTCTGCGTCGTCAACCCCGGCGACCCCACGG GGCACGTGCTGAGCCGGCAGAACATGGAGGACGTCGTGCGGCTGGCGGCCGAGGaaaacctcctgctgctggcggacgag GTGCAGCAGGAACGAGCCTTCCTCCCCGGCcgccccttcctctccttcaagCGGGTGCTGTGGGAGATGGGGGCCCCGCTCAGCTCCGCCGTCCAGCTCGTCTCCTTCTACTCCCTCTCCAAAAGCGTGGCCGGCGA gagcggTTTCCGCGCGGGGTTCCTGGAGCTGGTGAACGTGGAGGAAGGCGTCACGCTGCCCTTCCAGCTGGCCCAGTCCATCCCCCGGCCCTGCGTCCTGGGGAGGATCCTGCTGGATGTCCTCATGGACCCGCCGGATGAGGGGGATCCCATCCAGCAGGCCCTGGAGGAG cacaggcagaggcTGCTCCGGGACCTGGCCCACAACGCCCGGCTGGTGCAGGAGGTGCTGGGCCGGGCCCCCGGCATCCGCTGCCGGCCCGTGCAGGGGGGTGCCCGCGCCTTCCCCCGCATCCAGCTCCCGCCCCGCGCCCAGCGCCAGGCCCGG GCGTTGGGCCTGGAGCCCGATGTCTTCTTCTGCCAGAAGCTGCGGGAGGCGACGGGGATCACGGTGGCCCCGGGGAGCCAGTTTGGGCAGCCGGAGGGCACCCACCACATCGT gctgtccctgctgccaccgGCCGCGATGCTGGAGCAGATCCTGCTCGCCCTCACCCGCTTCCACGCCGCCTTCCTGCGCCAGTTCTCCTGA
- the LOC134512311 gene encoding alanine aminotransferase 1-like yields MAAGGTSGGTRCPPAPVTPGSWHLPPSPLQSLLERATAIEGELAQGQEKPFTEVTRCHSGDAVAAGRQPPAFLRQVAAVCAHPELLGDGSIPADAKNRAGRVLRRLQGGSPGAYNLEYVTDAVAEKVARYLERRDGGIPGDPRRVVPCGGTAAAMVDVLSLLVDAGSAVATGVLVPVPGPPLLGGATGLAGAVAVPYPLDEERGWAVDGRAVREALRRARDTCHPKVLCVVNPGDPTGHVLSRQNMEDVVRLAAEENLLLLADEVQQERAFLPGRPFLSFKRVLWEMGAPLSSAVQLVSFYSLSKGAGGGGFRAGFFELVNIDPSVLKCFYTWGLSVYPSILGQVMLESAMEPPLPSDPSFPAFEEHRQGLLRDLAHNARLVQEVLGRAPGIRCRPVQGGARAFPRIQLPPRAQRQARMLGLEPDVFFCQKLLEATGIVLAPGSEFGQPEGTHHVGLSLLLPAATLERVLLTLTRFHATFLRDFS; encoded by the exons ATGGCGGCGGGTGGCACCTCGGGGGGCACCCGTTGTCCCCCGGCTCCAGTGACACCCGGTAGCTGGCACCTGCCTCCGTCCCCGCTGCAGTCCCTGCTAGAGCGGGCTACTGCCATCGAGGGGGAGCTGGCCCAG GGCCAGGAGAAACCCTTCACCGAGGTCACCCGCTGCCACTCAGGGGACGCGGTTGCCGCCGGCCGCCAGCCTCCCGCCTTCCTCCGCCAG GTGGCTGCCGTCTGCGCCCACCCCGAGCTGCTGGGTGATGGCTCCATCCCGGCGGACGCCAAGAACCGCGCGGGCCGGGTCCTGCGGCGCCTTCAGGGGGGCAGCCCAG GAGCGTACAACCTGGAGTACGTCACCGACGCGGTGGCCGAGAAGGTGGCCCGTTACCTGGAGCGGAGGGACGGTGGCATCCCCGGCGACCCCCGCCGCGTCGTGCCCTGCGGCGGCACGGCGGCCGCCATGGTG GACGTGCTGTCGCTGCTGGTGGACGCGGGGTCGGCGGTGGCCACGGGggtgctggtgccggtgccgggccccccgctcctcGGGGGGGccacggggctggcgggggccgtGGCCGTGCCGTACCCGCTGGatgaggagcggggctgggccgTGGACGGCCGGGCGGTGCGGGAGGCGCTGCGGCGGGCGCGGGACACCTGCCACCCCAAGGTGCTCTGCGTCGTCAACCCCGGCGACCCCACGG GGCACGTGCTGAGCCGGCAGAACATGGAGGACGTCGTGCGGCTGGCGGCCGAGGaaaacctcctgctgctggcggacgag GTGCAGCAGGAACGAGCCTTCCTCCCCGGCcgccccttcctctccttcaagCGGGTGCTGTGGGAGATGGGGGCCCCGCTCAGCTCCGCCGTCCAGCTCGTCTCCTTCTACTCCCTCTCCAAGGGCGCCGGGGG GGGGGGGTTCCGAGCGGGTTTCTTCGAGCTGGTGAACATCGACCCGAGCGTCCTGAAGTGTTTCTACACCTGGGGGCTGTCGGTGTATCCCTCCATCCTGGGGCAGGTGATGCTGGAGTCAGCCAtggagccccccctgcccagtGATCCCTCCTTCCCGGCCTTTGAGGAG cacaggcaggggctgctccgGGACCTGGCCCACAACGCCCGGCTGGTGCAGGAGGTGCTGGGCCGGGCCCCCGGCATCCGCTGCCGGCCCGTGCAGGGGGGCGCCCGCGCCTTCCCCCGCATCCAGCTCCCGCCCCGCGCCCAGCGCCAGGCCCGG ATGTTGGGCCTGGAGCCCGACGTCTTCTTCTGCCAGAAGCTCCTGGAGGCGACGGGGATCGTGCTGGCCCCGGGGAGCGAGTTTGGGCAGCCGGAGGGCACCCACCACGTGGG gttgtccctgctgctgccggcCGCCACGCTGGAGCGGGTGCTGCTCACCCTCACCCGCTTCCACGCCACCTTCCTGCGCGACTTCTCCTGA